The genomic region GGTGGTCGAGTGCATCGAAAAGACCGGACCGCGCTACGCATACCCCTTCCACTATCGTTTCCCGTTCGACGAACCCGGCTTCGAGCCGGCCGAACTGGCCGCTCTGCTCCCCGCTGGCACCAAGACACAAATCGTCGAGCGCGACTGGTATGAGTGAGCCCCGCACGCCGCGACACCCTTGACTCGCGGCCCGTTTGCACCCATAAGCACCCCGAACGCGCATGGGCCCCGCCTGTGCGCCGTTTGTTTTGTTTGAAAACACGCTGCCACAGGCCGCCCGCCGGATTTCCGATCCGGCCAGCCAAGTCCGCGGAAACTCTGGGCAAATGCCCGCGGCGCCGTCAGGTGCGAAGAACCAAGGGAACCGGGTGGAAACCCGGCGACATGAAATGTTTGCAGTCATCAAGACCGGTGGCAAGCAGTACAAGGTTGCTGCCAACGATCTGGTCCGCGTTGAAAAGCTCGCTGGCGAAGCCGGCGATGCCATCACCTTTGAGAACGTGCTGATGGTTGGCGCCGGCGCCGACGTCACGCTGGGTGCTCCGCTCGTCGATGGCGCGTTGGTCGCCGGCGAGGTCGTCGAGCAGTTCCGCGACAAGAAGGTCATCATCTTCAAGAAGAAGCGCCGCCAGCACTACCGTCGCAAGAACGGCCACCGCCAAGAGCTGACCCTGGTGCGCATCACCGAGATCCTGACCGGCGGCGCCAAGCCCTCGGGCAAGAAGGCCGCTGCGCCCAAGAAGGCCGCAAAGACCGAGGCCCCCAAGGCCGAGGCCAAGCCCGCCGCTGCCAAGGCCGAGAAGGGTGAAGCCGCGCCGGCCGCCGAATTCAAGGACGACGTCAAGCTGATCGGCGGCGTCGGTCCCGCTCTGGAAAAGAAGCTTGCCGCCCTTGGCGTCACCAGCCTCACCCAGATCGCCGGGTGGACCGCCGAAGACGTCGCCAGGATCGATGGGGAGCTCAACTTCAAGGGCCGCATCGAACGCGACGAATGGATCGACCAGGCCAAGGACCTGATCGCCGGCAAGCCCCCGCGCGCCAAGGCCGATCAGTAAGTTACGCAAGAGGATTTTGAACCATGGCACATAAGAAAGCAGGCGGTTCGTCCCGCAACGGTCGCGATACCGCTGGCCGTCGTCTCGGCGTCAAGAAGTTCGGCGGCGAAGCCGTTGTCGCCGGCAACATCATCGTGCGCCAGCGCGGCACCAAGTGGCATCCGGGCACCAATGTGGGCCTGGGCAAGGACCACACCATTTTCGCGCTTGTCGATGGCAAGGTGACCTTCGCCACCAAGTCGGGCGGCAAGAGCTTCGTCTCGGTCGAGCCAGTCAAGGCTGCTGAATAACTCGGCAGTTCGCCTGGAGCGCTAAGAGCGTGTCCAGCAAAAGCATGTCCCCGGCTTGGCCGGGGATGGAAACGGTTTTGCGGTTCGGACACGCGTGGCCTAAGAAGCGCGACGCATAGGAACGAGGCTGCCGGAGACCTTCTCGCCGGCGACGCACTCGGATATGGATCAGGGGAGCCGGCCACCGGCTCCCCTTTTCGTTTGAGAGTTCACCGCCCCCATGACCGAGCAGCCTCAGATCCACACCGAGCGCCTGATCCTGCGCCGCCCGCGCCTGCGCGATGCGCCGCGCATCGCCGCGCTGCTCAATAATTTCGAGGTGACCAAGAACCTGGCGCGCGTGCCCTACCCCTATACCATCAACATGGCCGTGGACTGGCTCGTCCGGCAGAGAAAGGAATGGTCGCCAGACACCATAACCTTTGCCGTCTGCGATCCGCGCCAGGGGCTCATGGGGTTTTGCGGCATGCACAGGGAAGGCCGCGACGCCGAGATCGGCTATTGGCTGGGCGAGCCGTTCTGGGGCAAGGGCTATATGACCGAAGCGGCCGCGGCGGTGATCGATTGGTATTTTACCATGTCTTCGGCCAATCGCATGGTTTCGGGCGTTTTCTATTTCAACGCCGCCTCCCTCGCCATCCAGGAAAAGCTGGGTTTTGTGCGCACCGGCATTGGCAAGCGAATCTGCCTTGCCCAAAATACCGACATCGACCATATCGAAACCGAACTGACGCGGGACGCCTTCTACAGGGCGCTTGAAAAGCTATGAAATTCCTCGATCAGGCCAAGGTCTACATCCGCTCGGGCAATGGCGGGTCGGGCTCGATCGCCTTCCGCCGCGAAAAATTCGTCGAATTCGGTGGCCCCAATGGCGGCAATGGCGGCCGGGGCGGCGACGTCATCGCCGAATGCGTCGATGGGCTCAACACCTTGATCGACTACCGCTACCAGCAGCATTTCAAGGCCGGCACCGGCACCCATGGCATGGGCCAGAACCGCACCGGCCCCGATGGCGAGGACGTTATCCTCAAGGTGCCGGTCGGCACCCAGATCTTTGAGGAAGATGGCGAGACGCTCATTGCCGATTTCACCGAAGTCGGCCAGCGCCAGGTCCTGCTCGAAGGCGGCAATGGCGGCTTTGGCAACGCCCATTTCAAATCCTCGACCAATCAGGCGCCCCGCCGCGCCAATCCCGGCCTGCCGGGCGAGGAGAAATGGATCTGGCTGCGGCTGAAACTGATTGCCGATGCCGGGCTGGTGGGCCTGCCCAATGCCGGCAAATCGACATTTCTTTCGGCAGTCACCGCCGCCAAGCCCAAGATCGCCGATTATCCCTTCACCACCCTCCATCCCGGCCTGGGCGTGGTGCGCGCCGGCGCGCGCGAATTCGTGCTCGCCGATATCCCCGGGCTGATCGAGGGCGCATCCGAAGGTGCGGGGCTGGGCGACCGGTTCCTGGGGCACGTCGAGCGTTGCGGCGTCCTGATCCATCTTGTGGACGGCACCCAGGAGGATGTGGTGGGCGCCTACCGCACCATCCGCGCCGAACTCGAGGCTTATGGCCATGGTCTTGAGGACAAGGAGGAAATCCTTTGTCTCAACAAGATCGATGCCCTCGACCCCGACACCCTGGCCGAGCGCAAGGCGGCGCTTGAGGAAGCGTCCGGCGGCGAAGTGCTGACCATTTCGGGCGCCACCGGCAACAATGTCGATACCGTCCTTTATGCCGTTCTCGATGTGCTCGACCACAATGCCGAAAACGAGGGCCGGTCCTCCAACGCCGAGCCCAAGGACAAATGGGTGCCCTGATGCAGGCCGAAGCGGCGCAAACGCCCGACGCCCTTGCCGGCTATAAGCGGCTGGTCGTCAAGATCGGTTCGGCCCTGCTTGTCGATGGGGCGACGGGCAAGCTGCGCACCCAATGGCTCGCGGCGCTGGCCCAGGATATCGCCGCGCTCAAGGCGAAAGGCTGCGATGTGGTGATCGTCTCCTCGGGCGCCATTGCGCTCGGGCGCCGCATCCTGGGCCTGCCGGGCAAGACCTTGCCGCTCGACCAGAGCCAGGCGGCGGCCAGCGCTGGCCAGATCGCGCTCTCCCAGGCCTGGGCCAGTCATCTTGGCGAGCACGGCATCACCACCGGGCAGATTCTGCTGACCCCCAATATCACCGAGGAGCGGCGCTATTTCCTGAATGCCCGCACCACGATCAACACGCTTCTGGGCCTGGGCGCGGTGCCCATCATCAATGAGAACGATTCGGTGGCGACCTTCGAGATCCGCTATGGCGACAATGACCGGCTCTCGGCCCGTGTCGCAACCATGATCGAAGCCGACATGCTCGTGCTGCTCTCCGATGTGGACGGCCTCTATACCGCCCCGCCCGCCCAGGACCCCGACGCCCGGCACATCCCGCACGTCGCAGAGATCACGCCCGAAATCGACGCCATGGCCGGCGGCGCGGCAAGCCACCTCTCGCGCGGCGGCATGACCACCAAGCTCGGCGCCGGCAAGATCGCCACCCATGCCGGAACCGCGATGATCATCGCGCTGGGCACCGCGCCCCATCCGCTGCGCGCCCTCACCCAGGGCGCCCGGCACAC from Pelagibacterium sp. 26DY04 harbors:
- the proB gene encoding glutamate 5-kinase, which codes for MGALMQAEAAQTPDALAGYKRLVVKIGSALLVDGATGKLRTQWLAALAQDIAALKAKGCDVVIVSSGAIALGRRILGLPGKTLPLDQSQAAASAGQIALSQAWASHLGEHGITTGQILLTPNITEERRYFLNARTTINTLLGLGAVPIINENDSVATFEIRYGDNDRLSARVATMIEADMLVLLSDVDGLYTAPPAQDPDARHIPHVAEITPEIDAMAGGAASHLSRGGMTTKLGAGKIATHAGTAMIIALGTAPHPLRALTQGARHTFFAPTPSATAARKRWIMGTLEVAGQITIDDGAVRALKSGRSLLPIGVVKVRGAFVRGDTVAVLDLDGHEIARGLAGLDRETAELVMGKKSETIKDILGPSTRTELVHRDNLVLLGH
- a CDS encoding GNAT family N-acetyltransferase; this translates as MTEQPQIHTERLILRRPRLRDAPRIAALLNNFEVTKNLARVPYPYTINMAVDWLVRQRKEWSPDTITFAVCDPRQGLMGFCGMHREGRDAEIGYWLGEPFWGKGYMTEAAAAVIDWYFTMSSANRMVSGVFYFNAASLAIQEKLGFVRTGIGKRICLAQNTDIDHIETELTRDAFYRALEKL
- a CDS encoding 50S ribosomal protein L21 is translated as MFAVIKTGGKQYKVAANDLVRVEKLAGEAGDAITFENVLMVGAGADVTLGAPLVDGALVAGEVVEQFRDKKVIIFKKKRRQHYRRKNGHRQELTLVRITEILTGGAKPSGKKAAAPKKAAKTEAPKAEAKPAAAKAEKGEAAPAAEFKDDVKLIGGVGPALEKKLAALGVTSLTQIAGWTAEDVARIDGELNFKGRIERDEWIDQAKDLIAGKPPRAKADQ
- the rpmA gene encoding 50S ribosomal protein L27; translated protein: MAHKKAGGSSRNGRDTAGRRLGVKKFGGEAVVAGNIIVRQRGTKWHPGTNVGLGKDHTIFALVDGKVTFATKSGGKSFVSVEPVKAAE
- the obgE gene encoding GTPase ObgE; the encoded protein is MKFLDQAKVYIRSGNGGSGSIAFRREKFVEFGGPNGGNGGRGGDVIAECVDGLNTLIDYRYQQHFKAGTGTHGMGQNRTGPDGEDVILKVPVGTQIFEEDGETLIADFTEVGQRQVLLEGGNGGFGNAHFKSSTNQAPRRANPGLPGEEKWIWLRLKLIADAGLVGLPNAGKSTFLSAVTAAKPKIADYPFTTLHPGLGVVRAGAREFVLADIPGLIEGASEGAGLGDRFLGHVERCGVLIHLVDGTQEDVVGAYRTIRAELEAYGHGLEDKEEILCLNKIDALDPDTLAERKAALEEASGGEVLTISGATGNNVDTVLYAVLDVLDHNAENEGRSSNAEPKDKWVP